The Triticum aestivum cultivar Chinese Spring chromosome 7B, IWGSC CS RefSeq v2.1, whole genome shotgun sequence genome window below encodes:
- the LOC123161446 gene encoding cytosolic sulfotransferase 6, with the protein MTNHPLFAMAAAQSESNHSGVPEEGAEGLVAEARGAWVLYQGCWLRPPAAQSVMIVQEHFEARPDDTFLLTFPKCGTTWLKALAFTVTNRSCHAVTGDGHPLLSRHPQDLVPFLEAPYRQLHPLADLEKLASPRLLSTHMPLTLLPPCMSSLGCRIVYLCRNPKDVFVSLWQFISKVNADYTMDKAFELFSDGVCPYGPIWEHNLGFWKKSIAESDRVLFLKYDEMMAEPVKHVLMLAKFLCVPFTEEEVSRGVVEDVVHLCSFDKLRSVPVNSSGVTDRIGGVPMENSSYFRTGKVGDWENHLTEEMAKKLDAIVEEKLRGSGLMF; encoded by the coding sequence ATGACCAATCACCCACTGTTCGCCATGGCAGCAGCTCAAAGCGAGAGCAACCACAGCGGCGTGCCGGAAGAAGGAGCGGAGGGCCTTGTTGCCGAGGCACGGGGGGCTTGGGTCCTGTACCAGGGCTGCTGGCTGAGACCCCCGGCCGCGCAGAGCGTCATGATCGTGCAAGAGCACTTCGAGGCTCGTCCCGACGACACCTTCCTCCTCACCTTCCCCAAGTGCGGCACCACCTGGCTCAAGGCCCTTGCCTTCACGGTGACGAACCGTTCCTGCCACGCCGTCACCGGCGACGGCCACCCGCTGCTCAGCCGCCACCCTCAGGACCTCGTGCCCTTTCTCGAGGCGCCCTACCGCCAGCTCCACCCTCTCGCGGATCTCGAGAAGCTCGCCTCCCCCAGGCTCCTCTCCACCCACATGCCGCTCACGCTGCTGCCTCCGTGCATGTCCAGCCTCGGTTGCCGAATTGTGTACCTGTGCCGCAATCCCAAGGATGTGTTCGTGTCGTTATGGCAGTTCATCAGCAAGGTAAATGCGGACTACACCATGGACAAAGCATTTGAGTTGTTTTCCGATGGTGTGTGCCCATATGGGCCAATCTGGGAACACAACCTTGGGTTCTGGAAGAAAAGCATAGCAGAGAGCGACAGAGTTCTTTTCTTGAAGTATGACGAGATGATGGCCGAACCCGTCAAGCACGTCCTGATGCTCGCCAAGTTCCTCTGTGTCCCCTTCACTGAGGAGGAGGTGAGCCGCGGAGTCGTGGAGGATGTTGTGCACCTGTGTAGCTTCGATAAGCTCAGGAGCGTACCTGTGAACTCATCAGGAGTCACTGATAGGATTGGCGGGGTGCCAATGGAGAACTCTTCCTACTTTAGGACCGGGAAGGTTGGCGACTGGGAAAACCACTTGACGGAAGAGATGGCAAAGAAGCTAGATGCCATTGTCGAGGAGAAACTGAGAGGATCAGGTCTCATGTTTTGA